A window of Punica granatum isolate Tunisia-2019 chromosome 8, ASM765513v2, whole genome shotgun sequence genomic DNA:
TTAAGCTATCGGTTCATATACTGTTGCAATTTATGCAAAATTCTCGACGAGACCATTGGGATGCTACTATTCATATTCTACGTTATTTGAAGCAATATATGGGCTAGGGAATTTTTCTTCGTCCATCTTCCTTATTATTGGAGGGATTCTGTGATTCCAATTGAGCCAGATGCCCAACTACTCGTTGCTCAATCATGGGATATTTCGTCACTCTCGATGGTAGTCCTATTTCTTGGAAGACTAAGAAATAAACCACTTTTTCTCGGTCCTCCACTGAAGCTGAGTATCGTGCAATGGATACCACAGTTAGTGAGTTGCTATGGTTGCGTTCCGTATTAACCTCTTTGGGTTTCACTCATCAGGCTCCTAAACGATTATTCTGTGACAACCAAGTTACGCTACACATTGTATCTAATCCAGCCTTTCATGAACACACCAAGTATATCGAGATAAACTGCCACTTTATTCATCAACATTTGCAGTCTAATGTCATCACTACTGCTCACATCCTAACGCGACTCCAGCCGGCAAACATCTTCACCAAGGTGCTCAGACGTGACAGATTTCAATTTCTCCTCAACAAGTTGGGAATTCGTAATCTTCATttctccaaattggagggagtATTACAAGTATTTTCGTGATTCACgggatattttcgatttttccctTGTATTGTATACTAATTTAGGATAGAATTATTTCTTCCTATTCTTATGGGATTTACATGCCCTTAACAGATTATTATACAGTGTATATCTTGCATTCAACGATTCAATGAAAAAGTAGCTCATTTAGCTCAATCGAAACTCTTCAGAGATACTTGACATTCTGAAATTTCCGTAAATGATGGGAAAATcgagggggggaaaaaaacacATACTCATGTATCGCGCTTTTTTTATGGGGCATAATGCCACGTCAAGCTGCAACTTGCGAGCAGACCATGGGGAGCTGTAGGGCAAAAGGCATCGTGCGACGTCGCAGGCCCCATCGGACAAGAGCTCTCTCGTTTATTGAGGCAGGAATCCATCGGCACTCAACACGTGGCCCCCTACCATGTGCGGAATTTCTTTCGTTCTTATTTATTGTTTGTCCAATCGCAATTGAGATAATCTAAAAATCCAATTAGTAAAATTCAAACATGTATCTACCAAAATAAATCTTCGGTTATAAGAATAGTTCAGgagtataatataaaaaaatataaattataataactaattaagAGATATGAGTAGTTTCAAAACGAATATCAAATCTGCATCTtttaattaccaaaaaaaattaatacataAAAGTTTAATTTTCAATCAATATTGAGTTGTCGTTTTAGatgcgtatatatatatatatatatatttaatttggcCAAACGGTAGAAGAAATTGGAAGCTATGATCTGTGAAATGATTCTTTCTTTGAACGTTGAACCAAAATTCTCGATAAATTATCATTATAGATTATTTATTTGCTTCTGGTTTCCATGTTTTCACACTCGATGGAAtttgtcttctttttcttctttctgaATTGAAGCTCGCTTTTTCTTCTTGAAGCAAGGCTTCACCCGTTCTTTTAGTAAGCAACAAATCCTTCTTATTCTATTCTAAACAAGTATTCATTGGAATCCTATTCCAATGCAAGCAATGGAAGGAGTTATCCTAAACTATCCATAGGTCCATAGCGACTTCCCTCTGGTTTGGTATCGTGTTCTCTCTGCAACATCTGATCTGTTTAGTATTCGTAGAAATATCTACCATTAAGGAAATCGCTGCAAAGCCTATTATTAGATGGATATATTGGCACGTTCCCCAAATTGTCATACGCCCCATGAAGAACTTATTGATTTTTCCTCACTACATCATTATGAGGTatgattatttaaaattttctccgaAGAGTGGGTTTGCCTATGTGTATGAAGAGTCTTCCCCTCGTTCAAAATGCGCTTTTATTGGCTCTTTGTTGTGCTACATGGCAATTCGGAATGACGGAAAAATGTCTCCATATGCTTTTTCTTTGTAGATTCCCATGATAACATCCCTATCCTAATTCGCCTCAATGCAAAACTAATCcccataaaaaatatatatataaatatagaaaatttttctcaaaaagACATGAATtcaccaaaataaaattaacaaacGAGATAGTAAAGCCGTATCTTATCTTGTAAATACAAATCATTGTCAAAATGAGGAAGAGAAAGTAATGCAATTATACATCACTTGTTTGGAACCTAAAAGTCTCGAGTTCGATTCTCAATAGTAAAACTTCCtgtatcatttatttattatttttacaaaGGAGGTTTGTAAATGAAGTACAGGAAAGGTTAGTAATGTAGCACATGAAACTGGTAAATGAAGCGGCATGGATTTTTGATTTTCTAAATGATAAGAGTATCTCTTAACACCCCTCTCAAGATGAACGTGGAGTGCCCAAACGTTCCTATTGCAACAAAAGGTCAACTTCGTAGCTTTTTGATTTGACTGATGGAGTAGTTACTCCATCACTGATATCACGACAGTAAACAAAGAGAGTTTTTCATTTACTCCTAGAGGAAGCTcttcgctctttttttttccttttaaacaGAGGTGAAATATGTGATTATACATGTACATGACAAAAGAAAATGCTTGCCTGAATTGATAATCGCAGTGGACACGTCTCAATTAACCTACTCTAATATCATGACGAAATTCAATATAAGAGAAGGAAAGTCGAGATACGTAGAAGATAAATATGGTCGTTCATGGACTAAAaccacaaaaaaagaaaaaagaaaaaaaaagacaacgTTATTAAAATGGGCAAGTCAAGAAATCACATAATCAACCAACCTAATTTGGGCCAAAAAAGACCAGCCtaatgacaaaaagaaaatcatgaaATTGAAATCTAACTATCTAATTGCACCATAATAATTAGACACTTACCtaataaaatcataaactCAATCACAATTTAAATtagggttaataacaaaaaaaattacaaactttttcatattttaacgattatagcacgaacttttttccttaatctAAAAAGACACAAAgtttcgatttgataacaattctagtACGGCGTCAAGTTTTTCGTTAATCTTGACGGAATTGAGACCACAGACGTCGCCGGCAATCTTAGTCGGGTGGAGGGCCCCGGTGACCCCAATCAGGGGGTGATGGCAGGGGTTGTGACTCCACCCACCGGAATCAAGAGAATTCCCAATTTGAGGGTTCTCCCGATTCCAAGGGGTGGGAGCATCGATTACGGCCATCCTCCCGATTGGGGTAGCCGGCGCTCTCCCTCCAATTAGGATCGTCAGTGCTCTCTATGGCCTTGATTCCGTCCAAATTAACGGGAAATTTGACCATGtgctaaaattattatcaaatcaaaagtttgtacatttttaagttaaggaaaaaaattcatgttagaattattaaaatataaaaagttaaaattttttattattaactctttaaattatgataataacTACCATAACAatcatatttgattttttttatttcctaaataataaaatatttctaaCACTTACCTTATAAATTCAAATAaccatttttaaattaaaacgTAATGCAATTACACACATTTTTATTTGGGATTTGGACTTAGATATTTCAATTTCGATTTTGAATAGTGAAATTTCCTAtactctttatttatttacctttTTTGCTATATAAAGGAGATTCGTAAATTTaggaggaaaataaaaattaaataaagagaCATAAAAGTTTCATtaaccaaaataaaatcctgACCTTTTAAATtcgaaatattttaatatgtatCGTAATAGTGCACTCCTTTTTCGCCTcccaaataaatattaatatattttattttttttgttaattttaggTATTCGATTTTCGCTCGACTAATTCCTGGAGTTCTATGAACTCCTGGCAGCACACGGAGTGAATAATTACGCCAAAAGCGTTCCGATAATTTCAAGGGGGTTTCAATCCGGGTCTCGATGTAAATCTAAATACACATTAATTACTAGATCGAATCACTTTGGGTTGATAGATATTAATAACTGCTGCCTATAAaggcaggaggaggaggaagtcAAAGAAAACAGAGGAGAGGCAGAGTCACACTTCTCCATGAAAACAGTGACATCCCATCCGTTGCTGTCTTCCTACCCTCGTTGTTCCCTGCTCTGTtctgctctgttttccgtgacaTAATAATTCTAATATTGTCCCAACGACAGCCCTTCTGAAGAAAGTTGATTTTGAACCGAACCAATCTCATCTGAACCTGCTAAGGCTTGTTCTATCGAGGAATAGAGACATTAGATCACATCACAGTGCTTTCACTCCTGGCGTCGATCCCCCATTGTTTCtgcctcttcctcttctgttCTTTGCTCCTGTCCCCCTCTGCTTATTAATTCTGTGCTGGGGGGTCTGCCTGATCGATTTAGCTGTCTTCAGAGAAGAAGGGGATAGGAGAAACAATGGTTTTGGAGGGAGAACAGAGTGTGAGTCTCGACATTCTGAGGCAGAAGATGGCGGATTTCGCCAAGGAACGGGACTGGGATCAGTTCCACAGTCCCCGGAACCTCCTCCTGGCCCTGGTACTCTAGCTTCTTTTTTGTCGAAGGTTTCTCAAAAAGTTCTGCTTCCATCGCAATTATCGGGTTGGAGAGTCCGAGTTGTTCTCTTTCTGTCCACTCTTGCTGTTTTTCATGTGTGCGGTTTACTTGCTCATGTTCTTCGATGCATTTTGCTCGCATATGATTGGATAGGCTTTCGTTTCTCGGTAGTTTTTTACAACGATGGACGGGTGGCTGATGAGACCGACTTGCTACTCATAACTTGTTCGGGTTGACAGTTTTACGTATCGAAGGCCATTTGGATTTGATGGAAATAACCTTTTTCATGGACTGCGCTTGTTGAAGTTGATTGAGCAAATGTTTcaagaattaattattttgtcatGCTTTCTTTAGCCGATGAATACTCAGACTTGTTGAGGATAACCaacttgtcacccacaaaatGATCAGGCAAAGGTGTGACGGCCTTGGTGCAGTTCATCGACTGCACATGATTCGAGAATTCATTGTTTTGTCGGGTTTTTTCTGTTTCAGGTGGGGGAAGTAGGGGAGCTATCGGAGATATTCCAATGGAAGGGAGAGGTTCCCAAAGGGCTGCCCGattgggaagaagaagagaaagttcatctaggggaagagctctctgATGTTCTGCTCTACCTCGTCAGGCTCTCCGACATATGTGGGATCGATCTCGGGAAAGCCGCCCTTCGGAAGGTCGACCTCAACGCCCTAAAGTACCCCGTCACCCTCTGCAAGAAACTATCCGCCGTCGAGGCAGAAGTCGAATTAGACAGTAGTAATACTGGTGCCGAAGGTGATGACCAAGTTTGACTGAGAACGTTACTGTCATGTTTTGGTATGAAAGAATGAAACGACTCGAATGGGATCAtttcataatataaaataaaataatttattttgtgtTGTGTTTTCGTTTGATCTCTCTTGGGGTTCGAAGTTCTAACCTTACATTACAGAATGAAGTGAAGtattgatttgaaaaaaacaaaaaagaagaagaagaattagcaaatgaaagaagaagaaaaacatatCAATTCAAaagcggaaaaaaaaaagagcgagTTATGAAGGCGCGGCAAAATTAACATTATTGACGTGCATTTTGAAAGTTTAACGAATATTGACTAACCCAGTTCGATTTGAATTAGTCCACTAAAGAATAGAGCCTAAAAATCAATATGGATTGGTTTAAATAGTTCGGTActtatttctcttaaataatgtctcggattcgagtattgtgaactgagaaaattcacgttgtGAGAGATTTATCTTTTAGTGAACCGATATGGTTCGAGTGAATTAATCGGGGACTCGTAGAGTTCTCGAATCCCTTTATACAAAAGAATAGtgtctaaaaaaaatttttagaaaaatgattttgaataGACCTTTCCTATAGCGacttaatgaaaaaaaaatagttttttcATGATTATTAATAGCCTTTCGAAGAATCCGATGTCTTTTTAGAAAGAAATAATTTCTAAACAAAATGTAACATTCTAGAGGACACATTATTATGAAATATAATGAACTTAATTACAAAAATCATATTTGGaagattctttttctttcttttcttttctttttctggttCTAAATTTATCTTTGGGGTCATTTAATGCATCTTTATGTTTCCAGAATCTCGTGTCAAATCGATTTTACTTCCAAATTACAAGCCAACCTCATTCTTTTTTACAAGAAATTCAATAATGTCGAGCATATTACATAATCGTGCCGACCGAAAATGTTGGATGGTcgccttctctctcttcttcttgagATGACCCAACGACGTTAAAACTCCTTATTTCATTGAAAATTACGTCTTTCATGACGGTCTAACTTCGACATTGGTCACGAAAATATGTCTTTTTCATGCGTTTAAAGAAGTCAAGAAGATTGGGACAGAATATTCCCAATCGACCATATATCAAGGCACTTATAAAAGAAGTCGCAATCCTTGATTGCAGGGAGAGAATGAAAACGAAGCGTCAAAGATGAGACAAAGATGGGGATGAGTCTCCCTTGCTGTCGAAGGCATGCCACATTTACGAGACAAACTCCCTCGAAATTGTGGACTTTGTTGCCTCACTTGTTCCCCAGCATTGAAAGCGAATTGCTTCTTTCGTCAATTAATTACTTTgttaactttatatatatatttttttcctttggccAGATCTAGGGTTATTAATTAGAAGTTAATTAGCAATCCAAATTCGATAATCATAAGCTAATACGATCTCATCTTAGGGAAGATTATATGTTATCACGAGCTCTCCTATGATTTCATCACGGTCTCTAAACTTAAAAAGATCATCTTTTAAGGTTAGTAATAACTGTCATTCCTACCGAGAGAGAAAAGCTCTCGGCATAAGCGAATTGTACTATAGAGAGAGACTGGATGTCATTCTTAACCATGGCCAATTATGCGACTCACTCGGCTCGGGTGAATAATCCATCCGCTTCGCCGGGCTATCAATTGTACCATCCAAGTTGCAAATAGCTTCCAAGTCTTTGAGCACCTCCCTCGATATTGTCATGTTACATGTGATCCACTAAATAGCTGGGCCCTATTGAACTTCAAAGGGCAAATAAGTCCAGTTAGTCTCCATGTTTTAATTTGGGCTTAAAGGACAGTTTTTGTCTTAAGCCTTGATCACACCCTAGCTAGTCTTATTCACGTGCGTGGGCCTGGTTATGTCCTGTCGAGCAAGCTTGTGCAACCTCTTCCCAATCCCGTCCATCTTGAGGACGCATCTTTTGGCACCAAACCTTAGTCATCGCATTTGTATGTATCTGTGGATCGATCTCTAGATCATCCCCATGCTATGATAGAAGCCATTGCAACGAGCGTCGTCCTGACGATTAAATCCAAATTGAACCTAATTAATGGACCAGACCACTCTGGCGCACATCACATGCAAGACGAACCGAAACCGAACTATTCGTGGGAACCGAATTAAACTTGACACGAGATATTATCtcattttaattcaatttgtaTGGGTCACAAACCAATAGGCTATAGCTGCAATCCGACCCATATATCGGGCCAAGATGGGATTTATAATAATGTTGTTCAGTTTTATGAAATATCTTTTTTCTAATATAACGTGGATTATTCACAGCTCTTATTTTATCAGATGTCTGACATCTTCGATTATCTCCAATAATAGTTACCAAAGATCGGTGTGAATCCTGATATCCGAAAACTCAATTGGgtctcgactaatccagtcgagtcgGGTCGGCacattaagggataaaactctcctaAAGTGGATTTTCTACCGGCCACTTAATAACATTGATCAACTGATTTATCAAATTGTGTACATATATCTAGTGATCACGATCAATTTATCAGAAACAAATATTACTGATCTTAAATTCAatcattaatattaataatacaCACGTGTTCCTGTAAATTTTCATCTTGAATTGGATCGagttaggccgaagcctgttaGGTGCGCAGGCCCGTATCTTCAATGGGCCGGATCATGGCGAGAACCGGATTCCTTGTTGGTGATGGAACCAGTGTTTTCGGCCGGCTACGAAGGCTGCTTGATTTGCGACCCAAGGAGGCCGATTGGACGTGATTCCGGCTAAAACAGGATCCTTAACTGTGGCCAAAATGTCATTGTCTAGTGTCACAAGCTTGGAAACAAATGAACGGCTAGGAGAGAACTTCTGTGTTGTCGATATTTTTAAATCACGAATGTTTTCGCCGACCAACTAGGACTAGACGTGTGATCGTGAGATTTTACACAATTCCGCATCAACTTTATAGTTTGTTTTCACAAATTAGGGAAACATAAGTTGGTTTCCTACGTCATTTCTCATGGGATAAATGATTCCTAGCTAATTTCACATATGTTGGGATTTAGGCCTATCATATTtgaatagaaaatagaaatggCTTTCACTTGCTATGCTCAATTGGTATATATACCATAGAGATAGATGGAGCTCTCTAGGCAGA
This region includes:
- the LOC116187067 gene encoding dCTP pyrophosphatase 1, producing MVLEGEQSVSLDILRQKMADFAKERDWDQFHSPRNLLLALVGEVGELSEIFQWKGEVPKGLPDWEEEEKVHLGEELSDVLLYLVRLSDICGIDLGKAALRKVDLNALKYPVTLCKKLSAVEAEVELDSSNTGAEGDDQV